The Carassius auratus strain Wakin unplaced genomic scaffold, ASM336829v1 scaf_tig00001591, whole genome shotgun sequence genome includes a window with the following:
- the LOC113069369 gene encoding zinc finger BED domain-containing protein 4-like: MPTKRLHQDVATRWNSTYYMVESLLEQKRSISAYGADHDLPVTLTSYQWALLEKIIIVLAPFEELIRQISSSTSSAAEVIPSVTVLKRLLARENEGDTGIKTMKTTLLEAVQKRFKTIENEPLYAVATLLDPRFKDRYFTGADSNKNAKDALTQEVEKMEAALLSRTTPEGAETVPENSHKAPRLEAQPDSSSSRKSSLKGLFEEILQEHDEERGASSTSTQVQNQIQTYLTEQTVPRSDSPFQYWGVNQIRFPTLAATAAKFLCAPCTSVDSERLFSVASNIIDARRNRLGGERAEMLIFLKKNLPLLLKL; this comes from the exons ATGCCCACCAAACGTCTGCACCAAGACGTAGCAACACGATGGAACAGTACCTACTATATGGTCGAAAGTTTACTGGAGCAGAAGCGGTCAATTTCAGCATATGGAGCTGACCACGACCTGCCAGTGACCCTTACATCTTACCAGTGGGCTTTACTGGAGAAAATCATCATTGTTCTGGCACCATTTGAAGAACTGATCAGACAGATTAGCTCCTCCACCTCTTCTGCAGCTGAAGTCATTCCCTCAGTCACAGTGCTGAAACGCCTGCTTGCTCGGGAGAACGAGGGGGACACGGGTATAAAAACCATGAAAACAACCCTTCTTGAGGCTGTCCAGAAAAGATTCAAGACCATCGAGAATGAGCCCTTGTATGCAGTTGCCACTCTTTTAGACCCACGATTCAAAGACAG ataCTTCACAGGAGCAGACAGCAACAAGAATGCCAAGGATGCTCTGACCCAAGAGGTGGAGAAGATGGAGGCAGCGTTACTGAGCAGGACCACACCTGAGGGAGCAGAGACAGTGCCAGAAAACTCCCATAAAGCCCCACGTCTGGAAGCACAGccagacagcagcagcagcagaaagagCAGCTTGAAAGGCCTGTTTGAGGAAATCCTGCAGGAGCATGATGAGGAACGTGGGGCAAGTAGCACTAGCACACAAGTTCAAAATCAAATACAGACATATTTGACAGAGCAAACGGTCCCACGCTCAGACAGCCCATTCCAGTACTGGGGAGTCAACCAAATTCGTTTTCCCACCCTGGCTGCCACTGCTGCAAAGTTTCTCTGTGCTCCTTGTACCAGTGTTGACAGTGAGAGACTGTTCAGTGTAGCATCCAACATTATTGATGCAAGAAGGAACAGGCTAGGAGGAGAGAGGGCAGAAATGCTCATCTTCTTGAAGAAGAATCTGCCTTTGCTCTTGAAATTATGA